TTGGCTTCTGTAGTACCGACATTACTGGTGTTCCGCCCGCTCTATGATAGAAGCTATGATAAAAGGAACCGATGATACCAAGCAGTTAGCGCAAATGGCAAAAGGAGCTTTGCGTAATAAACTTGCCGATTTAGAAAAGGCGTTAAAGGGCTCTCTTGGTTACCATCAAAAAATGATGCTATCCATGCAACTAAAACATATTGAAACGCTAGATGAAAGTATTAAAGAATTGGATAAAGAAATAGCAGACCGTATGCGCCCTTTTGAAGAAGCCTTGGAGCTATTAGACACCATACCCGGTGTTAATCGGCGCAATGCAGAAGAAATCATTGCTGAGATTGGAGTAGATATGAGTCGCTTCCCATCCGCGGAGCATCTTTCATCTTGGTCAGGAATGGCTCCAGGGCATAACGAAAGCGCTGATAAGCGAAAATCAGGAAAAACCCGTAAAGGAAACCAACATCTGCGAACAACACTTGTACAATCAGCTCGCTCTGCCGCCCGCCAAAAAGATACTTATCTTGCGTCTCAATACCGTAGAATCTGTTCCCGTCGTGGTTCTAACCGTGCTGCAGTAGCTGTAGGACATAGCATTTTAATAATTGCCTATCATATTCTCAAGAAAAAACAGCCGTACATTGAATTAGGTGCCAACTACTTTGAACAGCGAAGTAAAGATGCTGCAATAAAAAGAGCACTTCAACTTTTACAAAACGCAGGAATTGAAATAAACCTTGAAAATATAGTTGCTTAAGATCAGTTTAAAAGTAAATCCTTCTTTACAAATGCCTACTATAAAAAACCTATAGAGTAGGCCTTGGGATCTCTTTGTCTCTATTCGAAGTAGTTGACATAAATTTTTGAAGTGAGTTTTCGGAGTAGGACGCAAAGATAATCATGCCAATACATTGGCACCACAAAGCATTAAAACCGTTATTCAACCACGGAGGGCACAGAGGCGCGATATTCATCGCGCGAAGAATTGAATGAAAAATTTTCTCCGTGTCCTCCGCGGTTCCATATAAAATAATTCAAGCGCGACAACTGTCGCGCGCGTAGCCCTTTGCGTTCTTTGCGTCCTTCGCGGTTTAATCATCCCGGTTCGTGCATAATTTACGCGGTAAATGCCGATACTGCTAGCGAGTGACAGGAGGCGAAGGACATGAAATCAAGTCAACCCGACAATGCCGAAGTAGGCTACAAATGCAGCCGCTGTGGCGGCATGTTTGCAAGTTCCGGCGAACATATCGTGCGCTGTCCCTTTTGCGCCATGATCTGCGATGAGGCAGCTTGCCGCGTGGTCGAAACAAGTAATGAGGAATATTAGGAAAACTAATATTAGGGGGAGCAGGAAAACAGATAATTATCGCGAATGGATAATATTGGAATAGTTAACTGCCGTAACACCGGTTGTAATAATCGCTGACGCATAGAACAGACTCTGCCAATTGGGGCAGAGTCTGTTTTCCCGATTGAAGCTGTTTCGCCAATTTGTAGCAGGAGGTGGGCCATGCGGCTGGTAATCAGTGCGGTAACTTTTGATCAATATTTGCGCTCCGGCATGTGTCAAATGGAGCTTGTCCCGCTGGCGGAAAAGTACGGCTGTGTGGGGGTGGAGTTTCGCCCCTACTGGCAGGAGCTGTGGGAGGAAGTAGAGGAAATCAGGGAACTCCTGGCTGAATACAACCTTACCTGTACCTATGCCTGCCAGGAGGCGCTGCAGGCGGAATCGCCGGCGGCGGTACGGCAGTCGCATGATGCGATGCGGCAGAGCATCGAAGTAGCCCACGCCTTGGGGGCCACTGTGCTCAGGATCAATGTGGCGAGCGGCGATTTTGTGGCCGAGTACGTAGGGGAAAAGTGGTGGCAAGAAGCCGTAGCCGCGCTCCTTGCGGCAGCGGCAGAAAAACAGATCGTTTTGGCGGTGGAGAACGCGCCCAATCCGGCGAGCGGCGACGCCCGGCTCATCTATGACATGGTGGCACCTTTTGCCTCGCCGTGGCTGAAGGTCACTTTCGATACCGGCAACTGGTTGGCCGCGGGCCAGGATCCTGCTCAGGCCTTTGCCATGCTGCGCGGCCATATCGGGTATGTGCATTTGAAAGATATGGCGCCGCGGCCTGACGGCTATGCCCACTGCCACCCGGGCAGCGGCGTCGTCGATGTGCGGGGCCTGGCAGCGAGTATCAGTAAGGACGGTTATCAGGGCCTGTACGCGCTGGAATTTCCCGGGGGGAGCAGCCCGGCTTCCGCGATCCGCGCCAGTATGTTATACTTAAAACAATAGGAATGTATAAATGCATTGAGGTGAAGTATAGCATGCTGCAAGCGAAGGTAGGAAAGAAGGGGCAGATTATCATACCGCATGAACTGCGGAAAAAATATGGCATTAAGTGCAGTGACACCGTCATTTTCACCGATGACCAGCGGGGGAACATTATTTTAGCCGTCAAGCCATCCGATCCGGTAAAAGCCATGCGTGGCAGCCTGAAGGGGCTGTGGCCCGAGGATGCGCAGGAATATATTCGCAAGCTGCGGCAAGAGGATGTGGAGTAATGCAGCTATGGTCATATATATCTACGCGTTATCGCCACATTTCCCTTGATACCGCGTGTTTTATCTATGTATTTGAGGATCACCCGTTTTATGCCGGACTGGTGCAGGAGCTGCTGCAAGCGATCAATGCGGGCAAAATCGCTTGCACTAGCTCCGTTTTGGTTTTTCTGGAATGTCTGGTGCTGCCGTATAAATTGGAAAACTATTCGGCTGTCGCTACTTGTCAGCGTTTTTTGCGTTTGCTAAAAATCAATTATCAGGACGTTAATGAACAAATTACCATGGAGGCCGCTCGCCTGCGAGGTGTGTACCATGTCAAACCTATGGACGCTCTACATCTGGCGACTGCTCTCTACTGTGGATCCGAAGCTTTTATTACCAATGACAAGGAATTAAAGCGTGTTGACAAGGAAATTCCGATAATAATAATTGACGATTATAAATTGGGCTAATGTGCGACGAATTGTTTTGCCAACACGTCGGCAATGGCAATACGGTATTGATACAGTATTATTACTGTCTGT
This genomic window from Thermosinus carboxydivorans Nor1 contains:
- a CDS encoding IS110 family transposase → MIEAMIKGTDDTKQLAQMAKGALRNKLADLEKALKGSLGYHQKMMLSMQLKHIETLDESIKELDKEIADRMRPFEEALELLDTIPGVNRRNAEEIIAEIGVDMSRFPSAEHLSSWSGMAPGHNESADKRKSGKTRKGNQHLRTTLVQSARSAARQKDTYLASQYRRICSRRGSNRAAVAVGHSILIIAYHILKKKQPYIELGANYFEQRSKDAAIKRALQLLQNAGIEINLENIVA
- a CDS encoding sugar phosphate isomerase/epimerase family protein, with translation MRLVISAVTFDQYLRSGMCQMELVPLAEKYGCVGVEFRPYWQELWEEVEEIRELLAEYNLTCTYACQEALQAESPAAVRQSHDAMRQSIEVAHALGATVLRINVASGDFVAEYVGEKWWQEAVAALLAAAAEKQIVLAVENAPNPASGDARLIYDMVAPFASPWLKVTFDTGNWLAAGQDPAQAFAMLRGHIGYVHLKDMAPRPDGYAHCHPGSGVVDVRGLAASISKDGYQGLYALEFPGGSSPASAIRASMLYLKQ
- a CDS encoding AbrB/MazE/SpoVT family DNA-binding domain-containing protein, which translates into the protein MLQAKVGKKGQIIIPHELRKKYGIKCSDTVIFTDDQRGNIILAVKPSDPVKAMRGSLKGLWPEDAQEYIRKLRQEDVE
- a CDS encoding type II toxin-antitoxin system VapC family toxin — protein: MQLWSYISTRYRHISLDTACFIYVFEDHPFYAGLVQELLQAINAGKIACTSSVLVFLECLVLPYKLENYSAVATCQRFLRLLKINYQDVNEQITMEAARLRGVYHVKPMDALHLATALYCGSEAFITNDKELKRVDKEIPIIIIDDYKLG